CATCAAAATGGTGCAGAGAATTACATGGAACAGCACTTCTATGCTTTGTGTGCATGAAGAAAGACTCAGTGATGGGAATGGCAGACTTCAGGTATGTCTTTTCCTCATACTGGTTAGTAGTCGTGACAGGTTCATTATAAAAGGATTTACAAACTTTTTTACTGCAGGGGCTAAATTATGTATAATCTTGATAATTAACGAAATgcatattaattaattagttcatggaaatgaaaatattatttcaatccCTTGACTCGGCTTCCCTAGATTCACACAAGTTACGattatgaaaatgaaaacaGCCTTCTTTTCTTGGTTTCAAGAATCAGAAGCACTAAGTTGTTTTTGGTTATCTTTGTTTTAGTGTCAGAAACCATTTTCGATTTCTGTTATTTTTCTCTGTATCATATCTTCAAAAGGATTTACAGGATAACGTCCCCTGAAAGGCTCAACCCAACTGCGGACTCTTACACCAACCACGTAGGTTCTCCAATTTAAGTTTTAAAGCACAATGCCAGTAACTGGTTTTACTAACCTTCCAGTCTCTTTATCTTGAAGATGGAGTTTTGAGTGGTTTGGATACAACACCATGAGTCACTTGCTGCTTGGTCTATATTCGAGTCAATTTTCTTACTTTGTATCTTGGTTATCGAATTCAGTTTATATCTCGAGATTCTAAACATTCTTCTATCTTTTTGGGACTGTGGCAGGAGGTTTCCTTCATCATTTGTGAGTGTATCAAATATGGACATTATCATTAAGGAGGCTAGCGCAAAGGAAACCACTGACGTCAAAGTTCAAACAGCTACACATGGTATGTATTTTtcctggatttttttttgtcactggtATTTTTCCTGGATAAGACTTATGCATATGTATAAGCAGACTCTTATTTTTTTACAACTTTATGTGAAGATAGAAAATAAAGTCGGAATGAACAATGAACAGGCCTGTAAAACTGACGGAAGAGTATTTATAGAGAATTAACCCTGAACAGGCAAACTGTATTGAAGAAGTATCAGATCAACTGTCTGGTTTACATGGTCAAGCTACCACGGCGATGCTGCAGCTTCCTGAACCTGTCGCCAAAACTCTACCAAATGGTGTAAGAGTTCTACTTGGTAAGCCATACTAAGACACATTCTAACATTTTCCCTCCTCACATTTGCAATGTTGTTGTTCTCAGCTTTCAGGGGAATCTGAATCGATATTCTTCATGATATCTTAAtgtaaattatctttttcatcTTTGACAATTTACTGTAAATGTAACTTAACTCTTTCAGTGCTGTAAAATTTCACAATAAGTCCATTCTCTGTTATTAATTTTCACAATAGAAGGCAACCTCAACCGTATGTTTCGTAGACATcattggtttttttttggtgaaatcAAGTCCACCTTCAATGACTAATAAGTCCATTATCTGttatagaaaagaaaatttgtaaCTCAACCACATTATAACTTTCGTTTGCAAAATATACGCCAATAAAACACAATTACAAATTAAATTTCTACCATAACGgcaaatatcaaaaaaatattcactCTGCTGTGGTTCACTCTCAGATAATATAGCATGTCACCTATAAATAGACCAACACATCCGACCTTAATAACAAacacaaaaatagaaaaaaaatcacaatctCCCATCCTCTATGGCTCTCTCAAACTTGAAATATTGGATACTATTGAATGGAAAACAGATAAAACTCGCATTGAACTGGCATCTACAAATGCTGGAAACGAAGAAAAAAGTCTATTCATGGAGTGCGAGTCACCAAATTAGGATTCTATCTGACCAATTATAGACGCACAAGAGAAACAATAAAATGTCACTGACACTGATCCAACGTAAACAATCGATGTGACACATGCTATTGCTAAATGacaaaattaattttcgttatttaagtgaaatataataaattttgttcTTGAATACATTTTCTCCTCTGCTGgcataaaaattgtattaacaTTAAACAAATAAACTTGATAATATAATACATGCTAAACTAGCCAAAGATAATGTGATTTTCATATTTGGTTAAGAAATGTTTTGAATAAAAACATTGTTAGAGACACACTCATAATAACTGATAGAATACATTTAGATATACCACAATAAAACATAAACCTTTAacacaaaattaaaaactatattaaaatactACACATCTAATCTCATGTAAGTGAAAAAAAGaacatatttcattaaaaatataacggaaatgaataatgaaaattaaatatcacaatgtcataaaatataattgataacAAATAAAAACCCAAACACTTAAGAATCTAAACAAAGATCaaatgttaacaaaataaatatatatataatctaattagaaaagaaattatacttattatatcaaatatttttttttaaattcaaatctgtaataaaaataattttaaagtacactcacccgcccgtagggcgggccaaccACTAGTAATAAATAAACGAGAGAGAGTTTTTTTATAGAAAGGAAGAAGATAGGTGTGTTTACAATGGAACGAATTCGTTCGTTTATATAGAGAGTAAAAAGCAAAAGTTACTGTGCGCGTATAGTGACGATGGGCTCCACATAATTTACTTCACACGATCATTTCAATGATCAGTGCTTTATTTGTTGAAATgtcatttttcatgtttataacACTCTTCCTTGGAGACCAGTGTCACTATCGCTTCTTGCTTAACGTCTTTGTTGACTCGTTAAAAATCTTTCTTGGAAAACCTAGTGGAAAAAACCATAGTATGGTGAAAAGAGTACAACCACGTAAGCTCCCCTTGAATGAGCAGTCATAGATCCTTGTGATGACGTATTCTAATGTTATGAACATGTTTTCTGAACACTGAAATAGGGAGTGATTTTTTGAAGAGGTCGGCTGCATTGTCGCATGATCGGACATATCTTATttcaatctctttcttcttcacgaGTTCTTGAGTGTATGAGAAAAACTTCAGGTGTATATGTTTCTTTCTATCGCTTTTGATATATCCTTCCTTCGTTTGAAAAACACATGCCGCATTATCTTCGTATAGAATAGTTGGCTCCATATTTTCATCAATTCCACTGCTTGAACATATATGTCGGCTTATTGATCTTAGCCATACACATTCTCTACTTGCTTCATGGAATGCGATGACCTCATCATGATTTGAAAAAGTGGCTATGAGTGTTTGTTTATGAGAATGCCAAGATATAGCAGTGCCACCAACCGTAAAAACGTATCATGTTTGTGATCGGACTTTGTGTGGATCTGAAAGATAGtctgcatctgcaaaaccaaccattTGACCTTTTGAATCTTTGGGATAAAACAAACCCAAATCAATGGTCTTTTGAAACTAacgaaaaatatgtttaattccACTTCAATATCTCTTTGTAGGAGATGAGCTGAATCTTGTAAAAAATAGGATAATTTTATTGAAGTTAGATATaaccaaacataaaatatataaaaacaaaacacttttaaatgttttaaacaTTGATTGAAGACTATAAACCAACATAAAatctatgaaaatattaaattagacaaatatatcaattttaaaaagaaattatccGCGTTTTGAAAAcacgggttaaaatctagtaaaatattaatttattatttcaataGGATTATGTATTTACATGAGatcttctaaaatatttttatcttattaacttatatatatatatcgattTGTATCTAGTtcagtttaatttatattatttaattattaatttattaaatattagtttatagagaATCTACCGTATATTACGCCATATAGTATATGAGTACATCTTTTTTGCCTTTTCGGGGTTgtaaaatttcttattttacCGATGCAAATAATTGATGTAACATAATTAATATCATGTTTAGGAAAATTTGTTCATCACTTTCACCCCTGCGCTAGGCGCAAATCTTTCCCCGGTACTTATTGGTGAAAAATatcaagatttttaaaaattctgcTATTCGAATTTATGATAATGCGATTTTAAAACACTTTTTGATGTGTTGTTTTACGAAGACGTTACAACCGACGGATATCGCCAGCCCGCGTTTGAAGATCTTCCGCCACTTTCTTAGTGGTCTCAACAGTGAACCGGCGAAAGTACCAAGACAGCAGTGGCAGATTCCAAGGAAAAGAAGGCCTAAAATTCTGGTCCACTTTAACCTTGGACGCAATCAATCCTTTTCCACCACTACATTTTCTGTATTCTTCTATACTCTTCGGCTTCTTGTGCTTGCACAAGCGTTCTGCATCAACAAACATTGGCTCCACTCTATAGTTAACCTTGAACGTTTCCATGTAGTCCATTCCTTTTCTCATTTTCCAGTTATATGCCTGCCAGCAATAAGCAGGAAAAACCCTGATTAAATTTTCCAAGACTTGATCAAAAACATTGATTCTTATGAGAGAGGCGCTTCTTACAGCAAGTTCTTTTGGCTCTTCGAGGACATTTAGACGTATTGGGATAGTTccagaaaagaaaaggaagttCCATGACAACTCTTTCTCAACCTCCAGGACCGGCCTATTCCCCATACCTATCTCTGATGTAACTTTTCTTGATATGGCTTTCTTCATTAAGAATAATTTCttctattatttttcaaaaaagctCTTAAATATACACATTTGAATTGTGCAATGATAAGTAAAAAACAAACCAGAAGTGGGCGGCCATTGATTTCTCTGGAGTATGTTTTGTTGTCTTGATTAATTAAAAGGTCGTAAGCTGCTTGAGGTGGCAATCCTAATGTAAAGTCCATGTCCACACTGGAAAAGCTATCAATATTATGGTCTGTATGCACcttcaaatataataaaatataaatgaaaattaggGATCATTTCATAattctacatatatatatataaaatgttttgtaattttgttaGCTGATTTGATCTCACCTTCACCGTAGGAGAAGGTTCATTATATTGTTTCTTCTTATTTGCATCTCTCCACAGTTTTAATTGCTCCTTCGTCTCATCTCTCTCATCGtgagtttttttctctctcacaGGCTTGGATTTAacattttcagattttttaggCTGTTGAGTGTTCTGACTGATCCAGCCACCAAACTCAGGAAAAATACCCATTTACACACTGAAAATTTAGGCCCCAAAGAAATATGACGACCGAAAGAGTGTCTGAGATATAGATAATGGGACAAAGAGATAATTGACTTGCCGGGGGGAAAGGTCAACGGGACAAatcatgtattatatatatatatggtttcagGGACcttagcaaaaaaatataaggTTCGATATAAgacaacacatatataaatcTGAAAGAACAGAGAAGGTGAGTGTGTACCTTACGTTAATGTACCAAGTAAAAATGAAACATATCAAGGCAGCTAAAGTTTCGTGACTTTTTTCTTGACGTACAAGTATTAATGTTGTCTACGTTGGAATGAAAAACTTTGTTGAGTGTTTGAAGAGAAAAAACTCCATTTTTCTTGACGTACAAGTATtcatttttattaggttttttCTTTAACGGTTTTGTTATTGTTTTGGTTCGTTTCTAGTTCATGCAATATTGTTGTCGTCCTCTTTCGTTATACGCagttgtattttaatattttaaataatacatattttattatcataatttttttaacacttGATTAGGATGGCATGCGGGTACCATTTGGTTCGGTtaggttcggttcggatctttacaGATTTGGTTCAAATCTTTACATGTTTGGTTTGGGCTTAGAttcggataactcattttaaaaaaataaataaagttcatatatactttaaattttttaaaatctaaaaataaaaataatatgtaacatataaatttgaatcatatataccaaaatacttaaacttaacataaaaaatggtttagcttaaatatttggatagaaaatgaatagatttcagtatttttggtattttgagtaacgtttagctattttaaatatataatgtttactattttatatattttaagtagtTTGGACAATTAAAAAGCATCttatgtattttgtatatttcttttagatattaatttttttttaaaaaatatatttttaagtatataaatctgattcgaatatactcggatacccGAAATGTATCGGtccggatcgggttcggttccggttttctagataccaaaattttagaCCTATtcggatatctaaccaatttaattaaagttatgtactatttttttggattagatttggttcggttatttggattcagatttttgtccaaccatatatttttattgaaaccaaattttaaaagaaagtgatgatgattcataatgattttgggtatgcaacaatttttatatcaaaacacTTTCTACTATTTACGTgatatatttagttaatcattaaaactaaaatgatcAAGGCCCGTTAAAAACGATGGACTGAACTAAAAAAAAgttaccattgatcacaaaaccTTCAATGTGAGAGTTGTACcacttttagtaatttatagtcgtttaaaaaaattcgaaatataatatataaaaaatctaattttttattatatgcttaatgtgattgcttaatttataacaaataaaattaaacaaaaagtatagaggataaaaaaattgttatcaaatctttattattcttaATCATTAATTGtgatatatatgtaaatcaTATTAAGTAGttcaatatcttttatttaaggaaaaaatagaaaatattattttgtacaatactaattaatttaataattatttaataaaaactataatatatgtatagatGGACCAACCTATTTGTAATAATTCTGAGAATAATTCTCATGATGATATGTGGGTATCAAAAAATGTTACAATGCTCtatgattaatatatagaggattaatgaataaatatggctatatttctttcttttctttcgtATCGGCAACTGAAATGTTAactaccaaaatataaattcaatcCCATTAAACTACTGAGATCAAATCCTCGTAAGAGAAATAATTTGTTTAGACTTGGATGATCGTTAAGAATAAATATCGACTAGAGCTTGACCAGTGTGCCCGCACggattgttattttcatttttatacaaataaatattatttaaatgtttattggtttatattttaaatatttatcatattttaaatattttataaatacaacaatTAAATAGTTTATGTGCTCTAGAAAATAGTGATCCATGCCCGTTACTAAACTGTTGCCAAAATATTGACCTATTgatatgtttgaataatatttcttttaacatgaaattatttttaaaatataataagaatttaaatattttgatcagatatGGATAATACGATAAGATTTAGATacgttagaaaaaaatatttggttacaaacattaaacattattttacaaatatatttaatttttttgttgaaaataattaatagtaactgaaatgattaaacatatatgttagaaatttttgaaatatatataatctttggtgaaattatattatattaaaaataatattcacttacaaatattttatattgttctattagttgtttaaagatatttacatcttagcatatataaattttattgttcaaaataattaatggtaagttaaacatatattttaggaatattcataatattgtttaatctcgaatttaaacttgatttttgttcaaaataattaatggtaataTTATCCAAgtttaatatagttaaaatcgattttaaatttgaatatcccTAAAAATAGCTGATTTGTTTAAGGAAatttattaaatacaaaaattaaattaaatttgatttagaaaataatttaataaatagaaaaatacaataatttctTAAAGATaaattcatttaattatttcagTGGCATGTCACTGTAAATAAGTTGGAAAACTTagagatattttatatttatacttttgttttaataatatagaagtCGTCATTCCAAAGAGTGCGATCTTCTCGGAAAGAAACAGAATCatttaggggggtgtattgaacCAAGGGTTTTAGAAGATTGTGAGATTTGATTAAAATCCTCTGTTATTCAAGTAGTgatttagattttctttttcaaatccCCTGTTATTTAATATGGAGTTTGTACAAAATGTTTAAACATCACTTGAAATCTCCTGTTATTCaattaacaatttataaaaactatacCAAATCCAGTGTTATTCAATGATAGGTAGTATTTGGGAAAAAGAATTTGTAAAGAAGATTTGAGAGTACTTTACGTCAGTTTTTAGTTAAAAGCAACCCCAATAGAATAACATCTATAGAGATGTTATTTGAGAATAGAGaactgaaatataaaaaaaacattgccTTGCCGTAAAAAAACTTCCACTCTTGCTGTAACATGTTTCTCTAACCTAAAACTCTGTGAAACCTGAACCTGTGGTTTCATCACTTACGCCTAAGATTGATTCAACTGAAGTAAAGCCATCGTGGAAAACGGGGTGGAGAGAGTGAGGGCGAGTTCATGGATCTCGGTAGCAGTTGCTTCTTTTAACTCTAGCTTTGTCCCTTCTTATCTCCAGAACCTGAGAAACAACACCAGAGCCAATCATCATCTCTAAGAATAGATTGTAGAAAGACATGAAAACAACTAACACGAACAAAGATTGTCAAATACCTCTGGTCTAGAGTCAATAACACCACCGGACATTCCCACATCAACTCTCCATATGCCGCAACCGTATTCACTAACAaggagaaaataaatatttcattacaCCTTTTCTACAGAATCTTGTGTTTAAGATATTTGTCAATGAGTTTAAAAAAAGGAACCAGTTTACGCCTGATAACTGAGGACTATGTCCTACCACAATCGCCTTGGCATCAACAACTTCAAGATAGTCTAGGGGAATTTTACTTACCTGATTAGAAAAGTACTCAGGAAACTTAGTCAAGAGTTTTCAGGATTGTGGTGACTCGAATTTAACTTGCCTGTTCAATTTGATAGTCATCCTGATCAGTGGTGAGGAAGGAGACCACCGTGGCAGAAAACCCTCTTATTAACACACAAGATAAACTCCATGAGGGGCCAACCCACTAATAGTTTCCAACGACTTAGATACAGAATTTTAGATGACTCAGAGAAAGCACAGAAAATATAAGTACCTTCACTATATTCCACTGATTTCAATAGGTTTGAGAACTCTTCCCTATCTTGTTTCCATTGCCTTGACTCGAAAATCCAATTCTTAAAAGCTTTGTCCCAGTCTTATGCATAGTCCTCCGAATAGTCAAAAAAATCTGTACACTCATCGAATGCTCTCGTATCTACGTATCTGAAATCCCCTTCAACGTTCATCTCATGGTTCCCATTAACCATTAAGTATTGGACAATAAATTGCAAAGTGTTAGTCGTATCTTGTGCTTTCTGTAACACATGTCAAATTCAAGTGTGATGATAGCATTCAAACCTGGAAAACAGCTCCACCGTTAGCTTTGTCCTGTCCATTAAGTTACCTCAATAAAGAGAGTATTGCAATTTCATCACGATCCAGTATATCTCTTACCTGAACTACTAACTGTAATTTTCATGTATCAGTTTCACATAAATTGGTACTGAGAAAGATATGAAGTAGTGTGACTGTATAAGCCAAATCAAACTATCTTAAACATCAAGACAACAATTTATAAACAGATTGTTTGGAACAGGTTTCTTTCACGACAAGCATAGTATTGTATATTGTAATATATGCCAATGGCcaagttttagaaaaaattgGCAAAATGGGCAAATCTCAAGTTTGTTATTAGACAGTTGGGCGACCTCAAGTTTAAATTAGTCAATTGGGCAACTTTTTGCATTTGCCTATGTAAACTTATGTCTAAATATCTTTTGGGACCTTTGTCAGATTCATTATTTACATCTTTGccatttcaattaaaatatatctaaaataaaatttgtcacatcacctctctcattctttttctctctcctttttctctctccttcttttccaTACTACCAACCATCATCTACGaaatcatctctctctccttcttttcctttcatcttctttttctctcttattATTTTCTACACCACCACCTTTACAGTTAAattaactgaagaagaagaaagcgtTTCCTTTAActgaagaataagaaaccattaCGCCCATGTGCACTCCAAGCCcctgtttatgaaatttatacatatgcAACTTCTAATGACacttaaatacaatatttatacactaaaaatgattaaaatgaatgcttaatatcatacaaaatactatatatcatttattaattattaaaagtataaatactaaaaatgtttattaaaatttaaaaattgatttcttcaaagtaatctAACGGGAAAAATTATCTAGGTtagatttcgattttattgaaatttattgtaactgtattacatattacattctcttaattgtttggttttaaaaaaaaaaatctttcattatatttcattatcttttaattgtttaaattatatttcattatctttgaataatttagtttttaaataatacaagataatataaaatgtctattttctattaaaacatcttatatccatctaaaattctagttttcatggctgtgattttattgaaaaaactaaacaattaatagaaaatgtctttttctattgaaaaattatctagattttatttcgattttattgatttattttgtaactgtattatatatttcataataaaaatatgatgtattgttttttaagaaatccttcattatatttcat
This genomic stretch from Raphanus sativus cultivar WK10039 chromosome 3, ASM80110v3, whole genome shotgun sequence harbors:
- the LOC108846459 gene encoding uncharacterized protein LOC108846459, which gives rise to MDFTLGLPPQAAYDLLINQDNKTYSREINGRPLLKAISRKVTSEIGMGNRPVLEVEKELSWNFLFFSGTIPIRLNVLEEPKELAAYNWKMRKGMDYMETFKVNYRVEPMFVDAERLCKHKKPKSIEEYRKCSGGKGLIASKVKVDQNFRPSFPWNLPLLSWYFRRFTVETTKKVAEDLQTRAGDIRRL